From Mycolicibacterium cosmeticum, a single genomic window includes:
- the fusA gene encoding elongation factor G has protein sequence MAHIDAGKTTTTERILFYTGISYKIGEVHDGAATMDWMEQEQERGITITSAATTCFWNDNQINIIDTPGHVDFTVEVERSLRVLDGAVAVFDGKEGVEPQSEQVWRQADKYDVPRICFVNKMDKLGADFYFSVQTMKDRLGANVIPIQLPIGAENDFEGVVDLVEMKAKVWRGETKLGEKYDVVEIPADLQEKAEEYRTAMIEAVAETDEALLEKYLGGEELTVEEIKGGLRKLTISSEAYPVLCGSAFKNKGVQPMLDAVIDYLPNPLDVPAAEGHVPGKEDEIISRKPSADEPFSGLAFKVATHPFFGKLTYVRVYSGKVDSGAQVINSTKGKKERLGKLFQMHSNKENPVESASAGHIYAVIGLKDTTTGDTLSDPNNQIVLESMTFPDPVIEVAIEPKTKSDQEKLGTAIQKLAEEDPTFKVHLDQETGQTVIGGMGELHLDILVDRMKREFKVEANVGKPQVAYKETIRRAVQNVEYTHKKQTGGSGQFAKVIINLEPFEGEDGATYEFENKVTGGRIPREYIPSVDAGAQDAMQYGVLAGYPLVNVKVTLLDGAYHDVDSSEMAFKVAGSQALKKAAQSAQPVILEPIMAVEVTTPEDYMGDVIGDLNSRRGQIQAMEERSGARVVKAQVPLSEMFGYVGDLRSKTQGRANYSMVFDSYAEVPANVSKEIIAKATGQ, from the coding sequence ATGGCGCACATCGACGCCGGCAAGACGACGACGACCGAGCGCATTCTCTTCTACACCGGTATCTCGTACAAGATCGGTGAGGTGCACGACGGTGCCGCCACGATGGACTGGATGGAGCAGGAGCAGGAGCGGGGTATCACCATCACCTCGGCTGCCACCACCTGCTTCTGGAACGACAACCAGATCAACATCATCGACACCCCCGGCCACGTCGACTTCACCGTCGAGGTGGAGCGCTCGCTGCGCGTGCTCGACGGTGCCGTCGCCGTCTTCGACGGCAAGGAAGGCGTCGAGCCGCAGTCCGAGCAGGTGTGGCGGCAGGCCGACAAGTACGACGTCCCGCGCATCTGCTTCGTCAACAAGATGGACAAGCTGGGCGCCGACTTCTACTTCTCGGTGCAGACCATGAAGGACCGCCTCGGCGCCAACGTGATCCCGATCCAGCTGCCGATCGGCGCCGAGAACGACTTCGAGGGCGTCGTCGACCTGGTCGAGATGAAGGCCAAGGTGTGGCGCGGCGAGACCAAGCTCGGTGAGAAGTACGACGTTGTCGAGATCCCGGCCGACCTTCAGGAGAAGGCCGAGGAGTACCGCACCGCGATGATCGAGGCGGTCGCCGAGACCGACGAGGCGCTGCTGGAGAAGTACCTGGGCGGCGAGGAGCTCACCGTCGAGGAGATCAAGGGTGGTCTGCGCAAGCTGACCATCAGCAGCGAGGCCTACCCGGTGCTGTGCGGTTCGGCGTTCAAGAACAAGGGCGTGCAGCCCATGCTCGACGCCGTCATCGACTACCTGCCCAACCCGCTGGACGTGCCGGCCGCCGAGGGACACGTCCCCGGCAAGGAAGACGAGATCATCTCTCGTAAGCCGTCGGCCGACGAGCCGTTCTCGGGCCTGGCGTTCAAGGTCGCCACGCACCCGTTCTTCGGCAAGCTGACCTACGTGCGGGTGTACTCGGGCAAGGTCGACTCCGGCGCTCAGGTCATCAACTCGACCAAGGGCAAGAAGGAGCGCCTGGGCAAGCTGTTCCAGATGCACTCCAACAAGGAGAACCCGGTCGAATCGGCGTCCGCCGGCCACATCTACGCGGTGATCGGCCTCAAGGACACCACCACCGGTGACACCCTGAGCGATCCGAACAACCAGATCGTGCTGGAGTCGATGACCTTCCCGGATCCGGTCATCGAGGTCGCCATCGAGCCCAAGACCAAGAGTGACCAGGAGAAGCTGGGCACCGCGATCCAGAAGCTCGCCGAAGAGGACCCGACCTTCAAGGTGCACCTGGACCAGGAGACCGGCCAGACCGTCATCGGCGGTATGGGCGAGCTGCACCTGGACATCCTGGTCGACCGCATGAAGCGCGAGTTCAAGGTCGAGGCCAACGTCGGCAAGCCGCAGGTGGCCTACAAGGAGACCATCCGCCGCGCCGTGCAGAACGTCGAATACACCCACAAGAAGCAGACGGGTGGTTCGGGCCAGTTCGCGAAGGTCATCATCAACCTCGAGCCTTTCGAGGGCGAGGACGGCGCGACCTACGAGTTCGAGAACAAGGTCACCGGTGGCCGTATCCCGCGTGAGTACATCCCGTCGGTGGACGCCGGTGCGCAGGATGCCATGCAGTACGGCGTGCTGGCCGGTTACCCGCTGGTGAACGTCAAGGTGACGCTGCTCGACGGCGCCTACCACGACGTCGACTCGTCGGAAATGGCCTTCAAGGTGGCAGGTTCGCAGGCGCTGAAGAAGGCGGCCCAGTCCGCCCAGCCGGTGATCCTCGAACCCATCATGGCCGTCGAGGTCACCACGCCCGAGGACTACATGGGCGACGTGATCGGCGACTTGAACTCCCGCCGTGGTCAGATCCAGGCCATGGAGGAGCGCAGCGGTGCGCGTGTCGTCAAGGCGCAGGTGCCGCTGTCGGAGATGTTCGGCTACGTCGGCGACCTCCGGTCGAAGACCCAGGGCCGGGCCAACTACTCCATGGTGTTCGACTCGTACGCCGAGGTTCCGGCGAACGTGTCGAAGGAGATCATCGCGAAGGCGACTGGTCAGTAG
- the tuf gene encoding elongation factor Tu: MAKAKFERTKPHVNIGTIGHVDHGKTTLTAAITKVLHDKYPDLNESRAFDQIDNAPEERQRGITINISHVEYQTDKRHYAHVDAPGHADYIKNMITGAAQMDGAILVVAATDGPMPQTREHVLLARQVGVPYILVALNKSDMVDDEELLELVEMEVRELLSAQDFDEDAPVVRVSALKALEGDPTWVKSVEDLMDAVDESIPDPVRETDKPFLMPVEDVFTITGRGTVVTGRVERGVINVNEEVEIVGIRPGTTKTTVTGVEMFRKLLDQGQAGDNVGLLVRGVKREDVERGQVIVKPGTTTPHTEFEGSVYILSKDEGGRHTPFFNNYRPQFYFRTTDVTGVVTLPEGTEMVMPGDNTDISVKLIQPVAMDEGLRFAIREGGRTVGAGRVTKIIK; this comes from the coding sequence GTGGCGAAGGCGAAGTTCGAGCGGACGAAGCCGCACGTCAACATCGGGACCATCGGTCACGTTGACCACGGCAAGACCACGCTGACTGCAGCAATCACCAAGGTTCTGCACGACAAGTACCCCGATTTGAACGAGTCGCGCGCATTCGACCAGATCGACAATGCGCCCGAGGAGCGTCAGCGCGGTATCACCATCAACATCTCGCATGTTGAGTACCAGACCGACAAGCGCCACTACGCCCACGTGGACGCCCCCGGTCACGCCGACTACATCAAGAACATGATCACCGGTGCGGCCCAGATGGACGGCGCCATCCTCGTGGTGGCCGCCACCGACGGCCCGATGCCGCAGACCCGCGAGCACGTGCTGCTGGCCCGCCAGGTCGGTGTGCCCTACATCCTGGTCGCCCTGAACAAGTCCGACATGGTCGACGACGAGGAACTCCTCGAGCTCGTCGAGATGGAGGTCCGGGAGCTGCTGTCGGCTCAGGACTTCGACGAGGACGCCCCCGTCGTCCGCGTCTCGGCGCTGAAGGCGCTCGAGGGTGACCCGACCTGGGTCAAGTCCGTCGAGGACCTGATGGACGCCGTCGACGAGTCGATCCCGGACCCGGTCCGCGAGACCGACAAGCCGTTCCTGATGCCCGTCGAGGACGTCTTCACCATCACCGGTCGTGGCACCGTGGTGACCGGTCGCGTCGAGCGTGGCGTGATCAACGTCAACGAAGAGGTCGAGATCGTCGGCATCCGTCCCGGCACCACCAAGACCACGGTCACCGGTGTCGAGATGTTCCGCAAGCTGCTCGACCAGGGCCAGGCCGGTGACAACGTCGGTCTGCTGGTTCGTGGCGTGAAGCGCGAGGACGTCGAGCGCGGCCAGGTCATCGTGAAGCCGGGCACCACCACCCCGCACACCGAGTTCGAGGGCAGCGTCTACATCCTGTCCAAGGACGAGGGTGGCCGCCACACGCCGTTCTTCAACAACTACCGTCCGCAGTTCTACTTCCGTACCACGGACGTGACCGGCGTGGTGACCCTGCCCGAGGGCACCGAGATGGTGATGCCCGGTGACAACACCGACATCTCCGTCAAGCTGATCCAGCCCGTCGCCATGGACGAGGGCCTGCGGTTCGCCATCCGCGAGGGTGGCCGTACCGTCGGCGCCGGCCGGGTTACCAAGATCATCAAGTAG